Proteins encoded by one window of Polaribacter haliotis:
- the wecB gene encoding non-hydrolyzing UDP-N-acetylglucosamine 2-epimerase: MLITIIAGARPNFVKIAPIIHEIKRQQEKGIDVNFQLVHTGQHYDKKLSGTFFEELNIPDPNVNLEIGSGSQAEQTAGIMVAFEKYLQKNRSDVVLVVGDVTSTMACAIVAKKMQIKVVHVEGGIRSFDLFMPEEINRMVTDAITDYFYVTSNFAIENLKNLGFSNERIILVGNTMIDTLIANIKRLKAPQIYNEFSLEEKKYIVLTMHRPANVDEELKLKLFLEEIVNSSRGLPIIFPVHPRTKEIIKKLNLVYDNLFMIEPLGYLEFNYLVKNCFCVITDSGGITEETTYLKVPCLTLRDNTERPETISIGTNKLVGTNPKLIKDSLEQIFDGKWKKGEIPAFWDGKTSQRIINHIIGI, translated from the coding sequence ATGCTGATAACTATAATAGCAGGAGCAAGACCAAATTTTGTAAAAATTGCTCCCATAATTCATGAGATTAAACGTCAACAAGAAAAAGGTATAGATGTTAATTTTCAATTGGTACATACTGGTCAGCATTATGATAAAAAACTAAGTGGTACTTTTTTTGAAGAATTAAATATACCAGATCCAAATGTTAATTTAGAAATAGGTTCTGGTTCTCAAGCAGAGCAAACTGCTGGTATTATGGTTGCTTTTGAGAAATATTTACAAAAAAATAGAAGTGATGTTGTTTTGGTTGTTGGAGATGTAACTTCTACAATGGCGTGTGCAATTGTCGCTAAAAAAATGCAAATTAAAGTGGTTCATGTAGAAGGAGGAATTAGATCTTTCGATTTATTTATGCCAGAAGAAATTAATAGAATGGTTACAGATGCTATAACAGACTATTTTTACGTGACTTCTAATTTTGCAATAGAAAACTTAAAAAATCTTGGTTTTTCTAACGAAAGAATAATTTTAGTAGGAAACACTATGATAGATACCTTAATAGCCAACATAAAAAGATTAAAAGCCCCACAAATTTATAATGAATTTTCATTAGAAGAAAAAAAGTATATCGTACTTACAATGCACAGACCTGCCAATGTTGATGAAGAATTAAAGTTGAAGTTATTTTTAGAAGAAATTGTAAATTCTTCTAGAGGTTTACCAATTATATTTCCTGTTCACCCAAGAACAAAAGAAATAATTAAAAAACTAAATCTTGTATATGATAATTTATTTATGATCGAACCTTTAGGGTATTTAGAGTTTAATTATTTAGTGAAAAATTGCTTTTGTGTAATTACAGATTCTGGAGGTATAACTGAAGAAACAACGTATTTAAAAGTTCCTTGTTTAACTTTAAGAGATAATACAGAAAGACCAGAAACCATAAGCATTGGAACAAATAAATTGGTAGGAACAAATCCTAAACTAATAAAAGATTCTTTAGAGCAAATTTTTGACGGAAAATGGAAAAAAGGTGAAATTCCAGCATTTTGGGATGGTAAAACTTCTCAGAGAATTATAAATCACATAATTGGTATTTAA
- a CDS encoding glycosyltransferase family 39 protein — translation MKNKSKFIKIDVIIISISLLVMLIVLNLPFKAKPFGDITFHKESKNLALFIKGEIDYKEVTITKAPGPIFFYTPVYLLVPKNATDNLYWKFAVVFTFLIVILCMLLIFRIGSSFFSKEIGLLSIILFFLFPIHFYYSLGILAEVPAFFSMTILLFGWTLISNSKQTKKGWTLFIVGSMFLILNRPNTILFIPISAFVVFYTYFKNKEFYRKFGLKIILSLIAIGGLSFTVLQVSKSVTGSKSEKKQEELLYYVAHQGRFEFREEPLDFRFWESDIRPDSKDYQNWIKSTKELNAIVANTPRTYKEVYRDFLINDFLEHPFLFTRQFFVKCFYGQIYIINSIKPEKFNLLFFKGRIGYTIFLFLINIVNIIILLGVFIFLFREKNKIKYWLYFSIIVALLIFHGITYMEPRYLFPSRVAIYLISAAGLYKIGFIRKGITSLSKKVL, via the coding sequence ATGAAAAATAAATCAAAATTCATAAAAATAGATGTAATAATAATAAGCATTTCTTTATTAGTAATGCTAATTGTCTTGAATTTGCCTTTTAAAGCAAAGCCTTTTGGAGATATTACTTTTCATAAAGAATCTAAAAATTTAGCATTATTTATAAAAGGAGAAATAGATTATAAAGAAGTTACAATTACAAAAGCACCAGGTCCTATATTTTTTTATACACCTGTTTATTTATTAGTTCCAAAAAATGCTACAGACAATTTATATTGGAAATTTGCTGTTGTATTTACATTTTTGATAGTTATTTTATGTATGCTTTTAATATTTAGAATAGGTAGTTCTTTCTTTTCTAAAGAAATAGGACTGCTAAGTATCATTTTGTTTTTTCTATTTCCCATACATTTTTATTATTCCTTGGGAATTTTAGCAGAGGTTCCAGCATTTTTTTCTATGACTATTTTGTTGTTTGGTTGGACACTTATATCGAATAGTAAACAAACCAAAAAAGGATGGACTCTATTTATAGTTGGAAGCATGTTTCTAATTTTAAATAGACCAAACACGATTTTATTTATTCCTATAAGTGCTTTTGTTGTTTTTTACACCTATTTTAAAAACAAAGAATTCTATCGCAAATTCGGACTTAAAATTATTCTTTCTTTAATTGCGATTGGTGGTCTAAGTTTTACTGTTTTACAAGTGTCTAAATCTGTTACAGGCTCTAAATCAGAAAAAAAACAAGAAGAATTATTGTATTATGTTGCACACCAAGGTAGGTTCGAGTTTAGAGAAGAACCTTTAGATTTTAGGTTTTGGGAAAGTGATATTAGACCAGATAGTAAAGATTATCAAAATTGGATAAAAAGTACTAAAGAATTAAATGCTATTGTAGCCAATACACCAAGAACTTACAAAGAAGTTTATAGAGATTTCTTAATTAACGATTTTCTAGAACATCCATTTCTATTTACAAGACAATTTTTCGTAAAATGTTTTTACGGTCAAATTTATATAATAAACAGTATTAAACCAGAAAAGTTTAATTTACTATTTTTTAAAGGTAGAATAGGATATACTATCTTTCTATTTCTGATAAATATTGTTAATATTATAATTCTTTTAGGAGTTTTTATATTTTTATTTAGAGAGAAAAATAAAATAAAATACTGGCTTTATTTTTCCATAATTGTAGCATTACTAATATTTCATGGAATTACTTATATGGAGCCAAGATATTTATTTCCCTCTAGAGTCGCTATTTATTTAATTAGTGCAGCCGGTCTATACAAAATAGGTTTTATACGAAAGGGAATAACATCATTATCAAAAAAGGTATTATGA
- a CDS encoding exopolysaccharide biosynthesis polyprenyl glycosylphosphotransferase yields the protein MKRKSGYIDISERKILLRIIDLVIIICSIYFVSIYFDFSYINIAKESIYLWLSVLSLYFILFGEIFQLYNINVSNNRYTVVRSIVLTAFTTTVFYIFTPFFSPSLPANRLQIVYFFLVLTVPVILWRFIYILTIFSPKYFKTVVFVGHSDKISKMLKQINNDNFHNIKAYFSDKEIEGVKGFHDISKTNLNDLEIGENINEVIVSKEGLSANISKSLNLGLITLFQKGVNIVSFGKFYEDVTVRVPREYLSSNFYDHINFSKNNTNRFYLFGLRAIDILVSIFGIIIFVLLIPFVFISNLFGNRGSMFYSQTRVGKNGKHFKIFKLRSMVKNAETGKAIWAEKNDTRITTFGKFLRNTRLDEVPQFYNILKGDMSIIGPRPERPEFVKDLESQIPFYAIRHVIRPGLTGWAQVNYPYANTMEEQETKLRYDLYYIKERNAFLDFKILIKTVTTILFFRGQ from the coding sequence ATGAAAAGAAAATCAGGTTATATAGATATTTCCGAAAGAAAAATATTACTAAGAATTATAGACTTAGTAATAATTATCTGTAGTATTTATTTTGTATCTATTTATTTCGATTTCAGTTATATAAATATTGCAAAAGAAAGTATTTACCTTTGGTTATCTGTACTAAGTCTTTATTTTATTTTATTTGGCGAAATTTTCCAACTCTATAATATTAATGTTTCTAATAATAGATACACAGTCGTTCGAAGTATTGTATTAACTGCTTTTACAACAACAGTTTTTTACATTTTCACACCTTTTTTCTCACCTTCATTACCTGCAAATAGGCTTCAAATAGTTTACTTTTTCTTAGTTCTTACAGTTCCTGTTATACTATGGAGATTTATTTATATACTAACAATTTTTTCCCCAAAATATTTTAAAACAGTTGTTTTTGTTGGGCATTCAGATAAGATATCTAAGATGTTAAAACAAATTAATAACGATAATTTTCATAATATAAAAGCATACTTTTCAGACAAAGAAATAGAAGGAGTTAAAGGTTTCCACGATATTTCTAAAACTAATTTAAACGATTTAGAGATAGGCGAAAATATAAATGAAGTAATTGTTTCTAAAGAAGGTTTGTCTGCTAATATTAGTAAATCTTTAAACTTAGGTTTAATAACTTTATTCCAAAAAGGAGTAAATATTGTAAGTTTTGGTAAGTTTTACGAAGATGTAACCGTAAGAGTTCCAAGAGAGTATTTAAGTTCTAATTTTTATGATCATATTAATTTTAGTAAAAATAACACAAATAGGTTTTATCTTTTTGGGTTAAGAGCTATTGATATTCTGGTTTCGATTTTTGGTATTATAATATTTGTACTCCTAATACCATTTGTATTTATTAGCAACCTTTTTGGAAATCGAGGATCTATGTTTTATTCTCAAACTAGAGTAGGTAAAAATGGAAAGCATTTTAAAATTTTTAAACTGCGATCTATGGTAAAAAATGCAGAAACTGGGAAAGCAATTTGGGCCGAGAAAAACGATACAAGAATAACCACTTTTGGTAAATTTTTAAGAAATACTAGATTAGACGAAGTTCCTCAGTTTTATAATATTTTAAAAGGAGATATGAGTATTATTGGCCCAAGACCAGAAAGGCCAGAATTTGTAAAAGATTTAGAAAGTCAAATTCCTTTTTATGCAATTCGTCATGTAATTAGACCTGGTTTAACAGGTTGGGCACAAGTTAACTATCCTTACGCAAATACTATGGAAGAGCAAGAAACAAAACTGAGATACGATTTGTATTATATTAAAGAAAGAAATGCTTTTCTAGACTTTAAAATTCTAATTAAGACAGTAACTACTATTTTATTTTTTAGAGGTCAATAA
- a CDS encoding phenylacetate--CoA ligase family protein yields the protein MSYNVFLENIILPLGDFFNKSTYLEQLKYWRKLDSFSEDQLETLQKENLEKILQFSTKNITAYNNISLTGENPFDWIHQFPILSKEDLKTNSEKYLYTNKKGLVKYSSSGSSGVQASVYMNKKEQSNIRAILSHWWEWSGYKIGSPIAQTGITPQRGFLKTIKDILFNTIYINAFSHSQEQLKVLCNKLKKKKNKFYLAGYASSLNIIAEYVLKNEIDIQLKSVISFGDKLFNHYKKNINKAFNCNVMDTYGCNEGFLIASQKDLEYKYIMSPHVYLEILDDNNKPVKDGEIGNVVVTRLDCFSMPLIRYKIGDLAIKLPRNEYPENREFNYPLLQKIVGRETDIIYLPNGKNMVVHSFTGIFEYIPEVKQFQVVQNDLDSITIKYIKSNIFTEEILEKVTKELQKYIKDSNFSIIYQEVEFIAPSKSGKPQMIENNIKK from the coding sequence ATGAGCTATAATGTTTTTTTAGAAAATATAATTTTACCTCTGGGCGATTTTTTTAATAAATCGACCTATTTAGAACAATTAAAATATTGGAGAAAGTTAGATTCGTTTTCTGAAGATCAATTAGAAACATTACAGAAAGAAAATTTAGAGAAAATCTTACAATTCTCAACAAAAAATATAACGGCTTATAACAATATTTCTTTAACAGGAGAAAATCCTTTCGATTGGATTCATCAATTCCCAATTCTTTCCAAAGAAGATTTAAAAACGAATTCAGAAAAATATCTATATACAAATAAAAAAGGCTTAGTAAAATATAGTAGCAGTGGTTCTTCTGGTGTACAGGCATCAGTTTATATGAACAAAAAAGAACAATCTAACATAAGAGCAATTTTAAGTCATTGGTGGGAGTGGAGTGGTTATAAAATCGGTTCTCCAATTGCTCAAACTGGAATTACGCCCCAAAGAGGTTTTTTAAAAACGATAAAAGACATTTTATTTAATACAATTTACATAAATGCGTTTAGCCATTCTCAGGAACAACTAAAAGTCTTATGTAATAAATTAAAAAAGAAGAAAAATAAATTTTACTTAGCTGGTTATGCTTCCTCCTTAAATATAATTGCGGAATATGTTTTAAAAAATGAGATAGATATTCAATTAAAGTCAGTAATTAGTTTTGGAGATAAACTTTTTAATCATTACAAAAAAAATATCAACAAAGCATTTAACTGCAATGTTATGGATACTTATGGATGTAATGAAGGTTTTTTAATTGCCAGCCAAAAAGATTTGGAATATAAATACATTATGTCTCCTCATGTTTATTTAGAAATTTTAGATGATAACAATAAACCCGTAAAAGACGGAGAAATAGGAAATGTTGTAGTAACAAGATTAGATTGTTTTTCCATGCCTTTAATTCGTTATAAAATAGGTGATTTAGCCATTAAGTTACCAAGAAACGAATATCCTGAAAACAGAGAATTCAATTACCCATTACTTCAAAAAATAGTGGGTAGAGAGACAGATATTATCTATTTGCCTAATGGAAAAAATATGGTTGTTCATTCTTTTACAGGAATTTTTGAATACATTCCAGAGGTAAAACAATTTCAAGTAGTTCAAAATGATTTAGATTCTATAACAATTAAATATATAAAATCGAATATCTTCACAGAAGAAATTTTAGAAAAAGTAACTAAAGAACTACAGAAGTATATTAAAGATTCAAATTTTTCTATAATTTACCAAGAAGTAGAATTTATAGCTCCTTCCAAATCAGGGAAACCTCAAATGATAGAAAATAATATAAAAAAATAA
- a CDS encoding glycosyltransferase family 2 protein, with amino-acid sequence MSLIKQPIIGIVSPCFNEEENVKSTASKLTNLLSDLIQRNIISEKSILILVDDGSVDNTWNLINEQAHKNSKIKGLKLSKNFGHQNALLAGLFNFNNDVDALISIDADLQDDIQVIEEMIVKFKNGADTVYGIRNERKTDTFFKRTTAQLFYKLMLLMKVNLLYNHADFRLCSKRVIQSLEGYNETNLFLRGIIPSIGFKSDTVTYNRLDRSAGETKYTLGKMLSFAWDGITSFSSFPLKLVSTLGFLIFIFCIIMLFYALYALVIGSTVPGWLSTVLPMYFLGGIQLFCFGIIGEYVGKIYSEVKHRPRFIIEEKI; translated from the coding sequence ATGAGTTTAATTAAGCAACCCATTATAGGAATCGTTTCTCCTTGTTTTAATGAGGAAGAAAATGTGAAATCTACAGCTTCTAAATTAACCAACTTATTATCAGATTTAATTCAAAGAAATATTATTTCAGAGAAAAGTATATTAATTTTAGTTGACGATGGAAGTGTAGATAATACATGGAATTTAATAAACGAACAAGCTCATAAAAATAGTAAAATCAAAGGTTTAAAATTATCAAAAAATTTTGGGCATCAAAATGCATTATTAGCAGGATTGTTTAATTTTAATAATGATGTAGATGCTTTAATATCAATTGATGCAGATTTACAAGACGATATTCAAGTAATTGAAGAAATGATTGTAAAGTTTAAAAATGGAGCAGATACTGTTTACGGAATTAGAAACGAAAGAAAAACGGATACTTTTTTTAAAAGAACAACTGCCCAGTTATTTTACAAACTAATGCTGTTAATGAAAGTGAACTTACTATATAATCACGCAGATTTTAGATTGTGTAGTAAAAGAGTTATACAATCTTTAGAAGGTTATAATGAAACTAATTTATTTTTAAGAGGAATAATCCCATCGATAGGTTTTAAAAGCGACACAGTTACATATAACAGGCTAGATAGAAGTGCAGGTGAAACAAAATATACGTTAGGTAAAATGCTGTCTTTTGCTTGGGATGGTATTACATCTTTTAGTTCTTTTCCTTTAAAATTAGTTTCTACTTTAGGTTTCTTAATTTTTATTTTTTGTATAATAATGCTTTTTTATGCTTTATATGCATTAGTTATTGGTAGTACTGTACCAGGTTGGTTGTCAACTGTTTTGCCAATGTATTTTCTTGGAGGAATTCAATTATTTTGTTTTGGAATTATAGGGGAGTATGTCGGTAAAATTTATTCAGAAGTAAAACATAGACCAAGATTTATAATCGAAGAAAAAATATAA
- a CDS encoding glycosyltransferase family 4 protein, whose amino-acid sequence MKEKIVIISNYYPPEMGAAANRIKSLAEGLLLSGKEVTVICPLPNYPKGEIFPKYKGKFKVVENKNGILVKRYWMFPSNSKNSFVRIFSMFSLAISIWASIFSLLRNKPKLFIIQSPPLFVALSGLLLSKVIGRKNVLNVSDLWPLSALELGVINKGFFYKIFTKLEHTNYKLANKIVGQSKEINKHISKIVKKENLVYRNVPNYKEYSQKTKKEGKLKIVYAGLLGYAQGILNICKSVDFKNLQVEFHIYGDGMESKSICNYAKNANNNIFFHGSVDAIEVKEKIRENEVAIVPLKNRIQGAVPSKIFELMQLGVPILYTCEGEASDIILSNNIGFVSYNNTSESLKNTILKFKNLKEDEYTQMSKNCLDLHAKEYRLDYQLKKVITFIENEK is encoded by the coding sequence ATGAAAGAGAAAATAGTTATTATATCTAATTATTATCCACCAGAAATGGGAGCTGCTGCAAATAGAATTAAAAGTCTTGCAGAAGGTTTATTATTATCTGGTAAAGAAGTTACAGTAATTTGTCCATTACCAAATTACCCAAAAGGAGAAATTTTCCCTAAATACAAAGGCAAATTTAAAGTAGTAGAAAATAAAAATGGAATATTAGTTAAAAGATATTGGATGTTTCCTTCCAATTCTAAAAATAGCTTTGTTCGTATTTTTAGCATGTTTTCCTTAGCAATTAGTATTTGGGCATCTATTTTTTCTTTATTAAGAAATAAGCCAAAATTATTTATAATTCAATCACCACCACTTTTTGTAGCTTTATCTGGCTTATTGTTAAGTAAAGTAATTGGTAGAAAAAATGTTTTAAACGTATCGGATTTATGGCCTTTATCTGCTTTGGAATTAGGTGTAATCAACAAAGGTTTTTTCTATAAAATATTTACAAAATTAGAGCATACAAATTATAAATTGGCAAATAAAATAGTTGGTCAATCTAAAGAAATAAATAAGCATATTTCTAAAATTGTTAAAAAAGAGAATTTGGTGTATAGAAATGTACCCAATTATAAAGAATATTCTCAAAAAACCAAAAAAGAAGGAAAACTTAAAATAGTTTATGCTGGTCTTTTAGGATATGCTCAGGGAATATTAAACATTTGTAAATCGGTAGATTTTAAGAATCTACAAGTCGAATTTCATATTTATGGAGATGGAATGGAGAGTAAAAGTATTTGTAACTATGCAAAAAATGCTAATAATAATATTTTCTTTCATGGTAGTGTAGATGCAATAGAAGTTAAAGAAAAAATAAGAGAGAATGAAGTTGCTATTGTTCCATTAAAAAATAGAATACAAGGTGCAGTTCCTTCAAAAATATTTGAGTTGATGCAACTTGGAGTCCCAATTTTATATACTTGTGAGGGAGAAGCTTCAGATATTATTTTAAGTAATAATATTGGTTTTGTTAGTTATAATAATACTTCAGAATCTTTAAAAAACACCATTTTAAAGTTTAAAAACCTTAAAGAAGATGAATATACTCAAATGAGTAAGAATTGTTTAGATTTACATGCAAAAGAATACAGATTAGATTATCAATTAAAAAAAGTTATTACTTTTATAGAAAATGAAAAATAA
- a CDS encoding class I SAM-dependent methyltransferase encodes MKAEFESKYHDLESKHWWFKSRRNYIISLLRNESKDATILDVGCSSGNLLFDLEEIGFKKENLYGVDISEKAIENCKKRNLNNSFVMDAQDISLNNKFDIIIASDCLEHLKDDEKAIKNWNSLLKDNGKLIVFVPAYNWLWSNHDEVNMHYRRYINKDLKNLLENNNLKIIKKSYWNFTLLPAVAIYRFLSNNIGSKKESTGDISKINPVINTSLLSLLTLENRFFKIH; translated from the coding sequence ATGAAGGCTGAATTTGAGAGTAAATATCACGATTTAGAGTCGAAACACTGGTGGTTTAAATCGAGAAGAAATTATATTATTTCATTATTAAGAAACGAATCTAAAGATGCAACAATTTTAGATGTTGGTTGTTCTTCTGGTAATCTACTTTTCGATTTAGAAGAAATAGGTTTTAAAAAAGAAAATCTCTATGGAGTAGATATAAGTGAAAAAGCAATAGAGAACTGTAAAAAAAGAAATTTAAATAATTCTTTTGTTATGGATGCACAAGATATTAGTTTAAATAATAAATTCGATATTATTATTGCTTCAGATTGCTTGGAACATTTAAAAGATGATGAAAAAGCGATTAAAAATTGGAATTCTTTGTTAAAAGATAATGGTAAATTAATCGTTTTTGTACCAGCATACAATTGGTTATGGAGTAACCACGATGAGGTGAATATGCATTATAGACGTTATATAAATAAAGATTTAAAAAATCTCTTAGAAAATAACAATCTAAAAATTATTAAAAAAAGTTATTGGAATTTTACTTTATTACCAGCAGTAGCAATATATAGGTTTTTAAGTAATAACATTGGAAGTAAGAAAGAAAGCACAGGAGATATATCAAAAATAAATCCAGTTATAAATACGTCTCTTTTGAGTTTATTAACTTTAGAAAATAGATTTTTTAAAATACATTAG
- a CDS encoding glycosyltransferase family 4 protein, protein MSKKILYIGNNLTKKTKYSISITILSNLLKSENFNIKVVSDKQNKVLRLFDMIKSILILGKQIDFILIDTFSTTNFYFVLITSQLARVFKINYIPILRGGNLSFRLKNNIFYSNLIFKNSYKNIAPSNFLKEEFKKYKFNTTFIPNTIPLKKYKFKERNLIQPKLLWVRSFKEIYNPKLAILVLNLVLEKYKNAKLCMIGPNNDKTYLECKKLAEDLKIIDNLEFTGVLTKEEWHKKSEEYDVFINTTNFDNTPVSVIEAMALGLPIVSTNAGGMPYLIDHKIDGVLVNKNNAVEMSNAIIEIIEGKHPELNKSARKKVEQFDWEVVKKQWIEILK, encoded by the coding sequence ATGTCTAAAAAAATTTTATACATAGGTAACAATCTTACAAAAAAAACAAAATATAGTATTTCTATAACCATTTTGTCTAATTTATTGAAGTCAGAAAACTTTAATATTAAAGTAGTTTCGGATAAACAAAACAAAGTTTTACGGTTGTTTGATATGATAAAAAGCATTCTTATTTTAGGAAAGCAAATCGATTTTATATTAATAGATACCTTTAGCACAACTAATTTTTATTTTGTACTTATAACATCTCAATTAGCAAGAGTTTTTAAAATTAATTATATTCCAATATTAAGGGGAGGAAATTTATCATTTAGATTAAAAAATAATATTTTTTATTCAAATTTAATATTTAAAAATTCTTATAAGAATATAGCTCCATCTAATTTTCTTAAGGAAGAATTTAAAAAGTACAAGTTCAATACTACTTTTATTCCTAATACAATTCCTTTAAAAAAATATAAGTTTAAAGAAAGAAATTTAATACAACCTAAACTACTTTGGGTAAGGTCTTTTAAAGAAATTTATAACCCGAAATTAGCGATATTAGTTCTAAATTTAGTTTTAGAAAAATACAAAAATGCTAAACTTTGTATGATTGGTCCTAATAATGATAAAACTTATTTAGAATGTAAAAAATTGGCAGAGGATTTAAAAATAATAGATAATTTAGAATTCACAGGAGTTTTAACCAAGGAAGAATGGCATAAAAAATCTGAAGAATATGACGTTTTTATTAACACAACCAATTTCGATAATACTCCAGTAAGTGTTATTGAAGCAATGGCTCTTGGGTTGCCAATTGTAAGCACAAATGCTGGAGGAATGCCTTATTTAATAGATCATAAAATTGATGGAGTTTTAGTAAATAAAAACAATGCTGTTGAAATGTCGAATGCCATTATAGAAATTATTGAGGGAAAACATCCAGAATTAAACAAGAGCGCCAGAAAGAAAGTGGAACAATTCGACTGGGAAGTTGTAAAAAAACAATGGATTGAAATTCTAAAATAA
- a CDS encoding lipoprotein N-acyltransferase Lnb domain-containing protein — protein MQKRLLLLLILFSFSKVFQSQVKLSVYSEVSIVTAGPGSELYEAFGHSAIRVKDPVLKLDKIYNYGIFDFNAPNFYSNFAQGKMYYKLEGYDFKYFLRSYQIEKRWVKQQVLNLNQAEKQAFFIYLENNALPANATYLYDPFFDNCATILRDITTSILKEKVDFKSTSLEPGKSLRELMNIEIPHNTWGNFGINLIAGTILDKKRKITEYMYLPDYVFENFKNAKIKTAGEIKPLVAKEETLLNFKEIESKTSFLNPILVFSLLAILVFFITYKDILNKKRTRGLDFIIFFITGLIGIILVYLWVFSSHKTAPNNFNILWAFAPNIIVAFYVLKKITKIWLQKYVLILIGFNLLIPILWITGVQSFPIAVIPLLVLFLGRYLFLYKFLLTSKK, from the coding sequence ATGCAAAAAAGATTACTTCTTCTACTTATTTTATTTTCTTTCTCTAAAGTTTTTCAATCTCAAGTAAAACTTTCTGTTTATTCGGAAGTTTCAATAGTAACAGCTGGACCTGGTAGTGAATTATATGAAGCTTTTGGTCATTCTGCAATTCGAGTAAAAGATCCTGTTTTAAAATTAGATAAGATTTATAATTACGGAATATTCGATTTTAATGCTCCTAATTTCTATAGCAATTTTGCACAAGGAAAAATGTACTATAAACTGGAAGGATATGATTTTAAATATTTTCTAAGAAGCTATCAAATTGAAAAACGTTGGGTAAAACAACAAGTTTTAAATTTGAATCAGGCTGAAAAACAAGCTTTTTTTATCTATTTAGAAAACAATGCACTTCCTGCAAATGCAACTTATTTATACGATCCTTTTTTTGATAATTGTGCGACTATATTAAGAGATATTACAACATCAATATTAAAAGAAAAAGTCGATTTTAAATCTACTTCTCTCGAACCTGGAAAATCATTAAGAGAATTAATGAATATTGAAATACCACACAACACCTGGGGGAATTTCGGAATTAATTTAATAGCAGGAACTATTTTAGATAAAAAAAGAAAGATTACTGAATATATGTATTTACCAGATTATGTATTCGAAAATTTTAAAAATGCAAAGATAAAAACAGCAGGAGAAATAAAACCATTAGTCGCAAAAGAAGAAACACTCTTAAACTTTAAAGAAATTGAGAGTAAAACCTCATTTTTGAATCCGATTTTGGTATTTAGTCTTTTAGCTATTTTGGTGTTTTTTATAACTTATAAAGACATTTTAAATAAAAAAAGAACCCGAGGTTTAGATTTTATTATTTTCTTTATAACTGGTTTAATAGGAATTATTTTGGTTTATTTATGGGTGTTTTCTTCTCATAAAACCGCACCTAATAATTTTAATATTTTGTGGGCTTTTGCTCCAAATATAATTGTTGCTTTCTATGTTTTAAAGAAAATTACAAAAATTTGGCTTCAGAAATATGTATTAATTTTAATAGGTTTTAACTTATTGATTCCTATTCTTTGGATTACTGGAGTTCAATCTTTCCCTATTGCAGTAATTCCTTTATTGGTATTGTTTCTGGGAAGATATCTATTTCTCTATAAATTCTTATTGACCTCTAAAAAATAA